A segment of the Meles meles chromosome 4, mMelMel3.1 paternal haplotype, whole genome shotgun sequence genome:
gtttttgaggttgaTCCAACTTGTGTTATAtacttcatttttatggctgaataatattccattgttttgatatactacattttgtttagccatttatctattgatagacatttgggttatttctaccttttgaccctcatgaataatactgctataaaattttgtgtacaagtttctgtgtggatatgtttttatttctcttgaaataaaatatacttagaaGAGGGATTATATGGTGATTATATGCTTAAATTTTTGAAGAACAGCGAAACTCTTCTCCACAGCAGCTGCATTATATATTCCCACAAGCAgtatatgagggttccaatttttcccttgcccttgccaatacttgttattttccattttcttgattaaagccatcctagtgggtgtgaagttggtatatcattgtggtccttttatatatacatattatatattagatatatatatttagattttatttatttatttgacagagagagagaggtcacaagaaggcagagaggcaggcagagaaagagggggaagcaggcttcctgctgagcagggagcccgatggggggcttgatcccaagaccctgtgatcatgacctgagctgaaggcagaggcttacccactgagccaccaggtgcttCCCCcaccattgtgattttgatttgcatttccttggtgaCAGATGATGCTGAATACCTTTTCATGTGGTTTTGGGGGCCATTTATAGATCTTtacagaaatatctattcaagtcttttgttGATTTAAAGTTGTGGAACTATTTTCAAGTTCTCTGTATGTTCTTgagttgagtttattttttgtacaagaatgtattttttatcaGTTTCATTAAATTGTAAAAATATTGTTCTATAAAGTTTGTATTATTCTCTGATGATAGTATTAATGTCTGCTCTGTTTCAGGGACACTTTTttgttcctaattttttttaagcagtcaGGGAATTCTTTATTTAATACGATCCTAACATAAAATTCATTCAAACCATGAAACTGAGCTTATGACAACctagaaatagaaactaaaagaaggCAAACATAATGCCTTAGAGACTAGGAAACATTTACACAGTTCAATGTTAAAAACAGTTCAACATTCATCTAGTGAGTGCACTCTGGATGTCAGCATACATGGAATACAAGTTCTTTAGAGAGGTGAGAGACCTTTTGGCTGTTCTTCAGATGTCCCCAAACGCTGGTCCTGGGGAACTTCTTgcagatgctggattttttccAATACCGTTTGAGGTTTGACACCTGTGGGTTCAGATTCCCAGGAAATGTGACAACCTTCCTTTTGAGTCCTTGCTGCTTCTGCTCTTCTCAAAATGACATCTGCTGCTAACAAAGCCTTCCCTGTTTCCACAAATAGCTTCTCTTCATCAGTTTCTCTGAGTTTCTGTAGCTCAATGTACTTCTCCACAAACTGTTGACAGGTAGACTTGAAGTTTGGATTGAACAGATCAAAAGCTTTCTGACTAGATCCATAGGCTGAATAAAATTTCACTCTAATCCCATCCTCAGGGTACAAGATGTCCTGGATGGCAGCTTT
Coding sequences within it:
- the LOC123940750 gene encoding 28S ribosomal protein S23, mitochondrial-like — encoded protein: MARSGLGTVRSVFSLTRDLIRAGVWNEKPLWFDIRNAFPPLKEPVFQRPCLQYGKAKAAIQDILYPEDGIRVKFYSAYGSSQKAFDLFNPNFKSTCQQFVEKYIELQKLRETDEEKLFVETGKALLAADVILRRAEAARTQKEGCHISWESEPTGVKPQTVLEKIQHLQEVPQDQRLGTSEEQPKGLSPL